The following DNA comes from Alnus glutinosa chromosome 6, dhAlnGlut1.1, whole genome shotgun sequence.
gtaatatgtatgcctgtcgtgtatcaaaataacatgttgacaagaattgaactcttaaaaaaaaaacacaatcagtcatgtgtaacaattggaaacacaaaattatatgcgtgaccaattgatataacccaaaaaatgactaaatgtttgttacttaaacaaaaaattttttcccatatatacccatgtggttttataaatttcattatgtgccccatgtggtttgaataagtatcagaaatggtacattgagggtggctcagccacccccttggccaaaatgggggtggcagccaccccatatatatatttttaattttttttttattattattattataagaaatcattaaaaaaaaatggtagccacgtcagcgctgaggtgtgccacggggacaggtgtcgcgcatgtacgccgacacctgtaggatgacgtggttggacgttagttttggacagaggtaccatttccgtcttttcccataccACTGGTAccaattttgataaaaaaacaaaactgaaggtgtaaaaaataaagttcgtaAAGCACATGGGTGTCTAACCTATTTaaccattgttttttttttttgtgtgtgccTTGAGACTTGAGCTCACAAGTCACAATCACAAGCCTGAAGTGAAGCCTGCACCTCTGCAATGAAGGACCACCAAGCATGCACGTCTCCCCTACCCATATGCATCGAGACTCTGAAAGTGACATTCCATAGAGAAATCAAGAAGGGCAAATTCATTGTCATCACTGGGCTTTCTTTCCTCTCCAAGGTTTTCATTCTATCTTCCCCTTTTCGCCTTTTCCTCTTGTAGATAGCAACCATGCCATATCAACATTTTGTAAGATGATTCTACTTTAAGGTTATGTGTTTGTGCCtctgatttttaaattttttaaaatgattcaCTGAGGCAAGACTGTCTTAGGTCCATGATCCATCCAGCCTGTGCACATGAAATGACGGTCTTGTGCTAGTGGTCTTCGGTTGAGATTGATGGCAAGCCCTTAGATACACAAACCAAACTCAGTGAAGGAGAAGTGTAGGAGGCAAGGGGCATGGAGACTAGAGAGGCACTGTTGAAAGCAGCAATTCAAAAATGCAGAACACTGCCAGAACTAGAAATGTGCATCGTATATCGCTTCATGTTGATCCCTTGAGGACTCCTGCTGTGATTCTCTACAAGAGATTTGGATTCCAAGTCGATAACCTGATAGAAGGTTACTAAGTTACCATTCCTCTGATCGAAATGCCTATAGAATGTTCTTGGATTTTGATGATTAGAGGAATAGAGGTGAAAACTTGATCCAAAGTTTTGCGGAATTTAATCTATGGAAAGATTTTGTTGCTATGTTGAGATTGCTGAACAAGATGATCCAATGAATCTGCTGTGATATTGAATACTGATATACCGTATACGATGAGAAGAATATAATCAATGATGTAAGGAAATATGTTGTTTTTTGTAACTCTGATATTGCAGTTCTCATTGTCTTTAAGAGATCAATGCATTGGTGAGATAATCTTGCCCGTTAAAATACATTCATGTTGCAAGACACTCTTGGtaattctcttttatatatctgGTCAAATATGTTCTGATTTTTAAATAAGTGTATCATTTAGGCTTTGGACGTTGAAACATTGTTATGACACGACTCTCATCATTGTTGTTGTTAGGggttttggcaaatcttgttaaGAGAAAGAGCATATGCTCAAAGGTATTCTTTTTCTTGGACTATATAAATtgtgcttagtttattttactAGTAGTTTATATTATTGTGTGTTTGTAATAtcgtgaaaatttgaaattataattttgaatcgAATGGGtactttgatgtaaaaaaaattatacgagtttttttttattgttagtggtaataaaaactataataaataTCACTTGTTAGTAGTAATAAGAACTATAatgaaattctaacaaaaattttATACGTTTAGAAAAAACTACATGTATCTGTGTACGTAtgtagttatgtatttatataagttcGTCCCCCCTTATCAAAAATCTTGATTCTGCCCCTGctcttaagtgagacgtttggaaatttgcatatttcagtTTTAGATGTTTGCTAATTCAGTactcttatctcaaaacgacgtataatttgatacatttttatgaaattatccttaaaaaaaaaaataatggattgACGTAGAAAAATGAAGAGTTTTCCGTACTCAGTAAGATTGTTTTCAAGTCTAGAAAAGCCAAATCATATAAAACGGTTTTATATAGGAATCCTTTGATCGTTGGAAGGGTGGGAAGGTTTGGTAACACGTACGTACCGGTACATCCGCATATGCTCCTATGAGGCAACCGCATGTTTGACTCAATGtgtatttcttcaattttctattCGATTTTCGTAATATTTAGACAAGTTTTTGACATATCTCTCCCTCCTTtgtgtgtttttatttatttatttattttatgatttttttttttttttaataaaacaaataattattattttttaatgtggcATTTATCGTGTTATTGCTATAGTCATTTTGGACGGAAtgaatgaaatatttaatttttttattttaaaaaagtaggatttaaaaatcaaaggaataaattaaaattgagtgaaaatatataaaattttgacCAATTTTTCTTCAAGTATAATATGAAAAAGTTACAGCATTCGCCCAAAGTGCCCCTTCAATTTCTCCATGGTCGCTTCTTTGTCGCGGACTTTTGATAACAATGATGATAGGTTTCTCCGTAAATCAACGCGGATGGTCCCACCTTCGGAGAAAATATGAGTTTGCTAGCCAGTTAGTAGTAAAATGGCCTCATCACTCGTGCTATAACACATTCGATTTGCATTTTTGCTATTCAGCCAAATAATTGTTGGGTGAGTCACAGTAATCTCCCTATtacaagacaaaaaaagaaaaagaaaaaaagaacaaatatccGACGTCAACTCCCTCACAAGACCCAAATCACGTTGGACATAAATGTActtcaaattgatttttttttttttttttttttcattcaaagcctataaattttatatttattccTTAATATGTGggaaatacataatttttaatagaattattaaaaaagcatgcaTTTGTCACATGTTCGAGTGAAACATTAAATGTGTTTTTTAAagaattgtgatttttttgtttggtaaatTGAGGAATTATGGTTcaggttgaaattttttttcttttaacttaatctattaaattggtTTGTTGAAAAAATTTTCCTACGATCCAATACAACTGAGTTGGAgaagtagcatttctcttcttcttcttcttctttcttctttctttttcttattcttattttttttttttgaatgagaGAGTTCACAGCACAAATGCATAATTTTTCGAAGgagaaaactttttttaaacctgatgatctttcatcacatttgtaaatatatatatatatatatataaatttcaaaaatttgcaatttagtatatctatcttttaattttttttaatttcatccgTTTATTAGAATGTACAGTTAAATCCTGACGGAAGTCTgtcaaattttcaaagatttagcgTTATtaagaatttaatgaaaatttaaaaaatacttatatttgaatctttgaattttttttaatatatgtaaaCAAGGTTATTTTGactaaatttaacaaaaaaaatcataacaaagaggtaaaactgaaaacaaaattaaaaaaatatatatatactaaattgaaatttttttaaatgtaaaataaaataattacaaaagaagCAACAATTCAATGAGTTAAAGTAAGTGAACTTTTTTCCCATTCCCTATTATGACGTGGCCAGTATAGAACCGAAGCGAAGTGGAGCCCAACAATATACAACGCGCACAGTCCAAGGCCCAATCTTTACAAATACAATTAGTCGACCGGTCAAGCcccgctctctgtctctctccctctctctcgctaCAACGGTCTTATTTTACTCTGCGACTGAaagatttttgaattttcttcttctctttctttctcttcttcgtcttcttcgaTTACTTGATCATTCCAAGCCCGTCGCGCTATACAAAGGTCTTATTTTTCTCTGCTACTGAAAGATTTGAATTTTCCGCTTCGTCGTCTTCTTGTGCGATTCGCTATGGGCACGAATGAACGCTCCGATGTCTCCTCCGAACGCCGAAAATGGGACAAGATCTTCAACGGCCTGGTGCACATGTTGCAGACGCAACAGGCACAGCTCGAGACCCTCGCCAAAGAGAGGAAACTCTTCGAAGATTGCGTCAGAGTGCAACACGAGCGATGGGTCTCCAATGCTCGTCTCTATGAGGGCCAGATTTCTCAGGTAATTCTCAAAACGACTCGAAgattattttgggttttggagAATGGCTTGGGAATTTGGAATTAGGGTTTCGGGGAATTTTTTGTGTCTAGGGTTTTGGATGATTTCTGAGgaatttttcttgtaatttctTGTGCAGTTGAAGGGAGATTTGGTAGCCCAACAGATGACACTCTCGCTCGAGGCGGCCAAGTCAGATTTTGTGACGAGTTTGAAGCGGAGAGAGGCTTTTCTCGGGAAATTGAAATTAGGTTAGTGTTTATAATTGTATTTCTACGAATTTAAATTAGGGGTTTTCTCGTTTTCTTTGTTTCACAACAAACACCCACAGACAGTGAGCACAAAGACCCAAGCTTTATTTGATTTCTGACTAGTTCTCGAAAAAGAAACGAAATTTGAGGATTTTAGTGTATTTAAGAAGTACGAGCTCCGTTATATCGTCCTGTGGTGTCTCAGCAATTAAATGCATCATTGATTTCTTCCAATAACAATTGGATTtagcttaggtgctgtaaaaaaactAAAGATTTTCTGTAATTGGTTTTTATAATGTGCGCGCTCCTGTTGTGTTGTAAGATTGACTAAgaacttttttcctttctttgatGCCCAAGTTGACATGGGTCATGGGTGTTAATTGAATTGAACATACACGCCCGAAGTGGTATCTCATTCTAATAAGTTATGATGGACACAAGGCCTATAGTATTTCTCTTAAGTTTGTTACACTTTTTATGTAAATTTACAGTAAAATTTGAGTcatgctttctttcttctccacCACATTCCCATGTATTATTTTGTGTATGCGGGCTTGGAATTTATGTTTACCATTGTCTAAGTGCTCCATTGTggttttcttttccattattGCAGAAGACACAGAAACTGAGTTGGCAGATTTCAAAGCGTGGTTTGACTACTTTTCTCATGAATCCTCTTACCTAAAAGTATGTTCCACTTCAATTTCGCTGAAATAtggttttttttgtattttcattttaatGTTATTGATAGCTTTCAATTTTCACAGGATCTTTCTCTGAGAAACGGCAGTGACATGCAGGGAGAAGAGCGGCGTTCTAAGATATTGGAAGGTGAAATAAGGAGGTTAAAGCATGAATATGAGAAGCTTGCCTTGGAAAAGAGTTCTGAGGTATCTGCACTGCTGGCAGAGAAGAAATTCGTGTGGAATCAGTATAAAATTATGGAAAATGATTACACCAGTAAATTAGGGAGTAATCGTTCTGAAGTTGCAAAAGCAAATCAGACAATAGAGAAACTTCTTTCCAGAGTGGAGCAACTGCAGTCACTTAATGATGACAAAGATGAAATGGTTGCAAGATTGAGAAATAAAGTGGCTGAGATGGAAGCTGAGAGAAATAAATTGAATGAAGCGACTTCCAGAACCTCCCACAAGTTGGATTTGTTAAAAAAGTCTAGAAGTTCTTCAGTCACACCTGTGTTAAATTGTTGTACGGCCAGAGCTCAACGATCTTGTGTGGGAGCCAAGAAGAGCGGCAGCAATAGAAGTAATATCACTGTCAAAAACGAATTATCTGCTTCACAATTTCCCGATTCTGAAAAGGTACTTGTGAATTAGTTTTCTTTACCATAATGTAGCTATAATTATTATACCCTGCTACTGCTAGATGATACTTGACCCAGTGAAAGTCCCTAGGATATTTTTCATCTGCTTTATTTTATACAGAAACCTTTCACTGTTATGTCATGGACGAGCGTTTAGTGCTACATCTGCTCTTGAAGGTCTTGTTGAAACGTTTGAGTTGAATGCGTCTCACTAGCAGGAACAGGTTTTGGTGCATGATAATCTTACtttgaataaattaaatctGAAGCATTTTGACAATGACTATAAtattctaaataaaaaattgcaattattGTCTGCATCATAAACTTTAGAGGTTAAATAATTTGATTagcctagtagtgtcttggatATATTGAGTAGTTGGGGCACCTTGTTGGGTTGTGGTCCTGTTTACCGTATTTGTAAgtaggttcctttatgtgttttgtaggctttttgaggatgtggaggttacGGTTGgagctctttgtagaaatgtgcttaatatgttatatctttagGTGTCGGCACATAGTCCGGATAGTATgtcgtttgctgattttttattttcttgttcgtttctttcctctgattagagactcttttgtatacttcatgtgcactagagttgcgcccctctgcgctttttaatgaattcttacttatcaaaaataataatttgattatGAAGTTTTAACTTCACAGTGCCAACTCACTCTCTTCTGCACAAACAAACTCATAGTTAGTTATCATAACAGAGAATTGGCATAAAGCATGACAAGTAGGTATCTTTTTTATATCTTTAATTCAGTGTTAGTGCATAAACCTATTGGTATCattattttgcatttaatgtACATGGTCAAAATTGAACTTCCATTGACATTTTCCTTGCGAATTCTGTTTGATATTATGTAATATGTACATGAATGCCTTAATACATACACAAGTacataaaagagaagaaagagatgaaatgaaaggCTAATATGTCTAACCCTTCCTTTGTTGCCCAGGGAAGCAgaattttaaagagaaaagtagTTGATGTTACTCCCATTTCCGAGACCTCAAAATTGTTCTCATCCAACTTCAAGGTTCCCAAGCTGAAGACACATCTAAGATGACCCCCAGGACAACATTTTCCTGCCTTATGATTTTTAGAGGGTAGATAGTCATAGATGTAATTGTAGAGCTTCACCGGTGGCTACTGTTGTAAttcttaaattattttgttatatgtaattaatttttagtctTAGTCTGTGGCATGTTGTGCTGCTCTCCTCTTATCTTTATGACTGTAAGTTTGTAACATTACTAACGTAAATCCatatatttttgggttaaataccccattggtacctgagttttaagtttttttaaatttagtacttcagttttgttttgtatcataggtggtacctgaattagaggtaaaaactcatttgttacagagaaatgatccctacactcatttctcacaacagccccacaacaagctgacgtggctggtaatattttattacttttttataaaaagaaaagaaaacaaaacaaaaaaataataaaatattaccagccacgtcagcttgttgtagagttgtgagaaatgattgtagggatcatttctctttgttaCATCGGTTagattttttgcaaattttaacAGCTCGCCACATGTCAACATCAgcggttgacatgtggcactatataaaacaataataataataataataataataattaaaaattaaaaattaaaaaaaaaatggaaaaataaaaagagagaagaaggggggtggctcaacaTGCCACCCCTTTGGCCGGTTTGGGGTGGTCCAGCCACTTAtgggagaaaaaataaaaaataaaaaaattgatgggttttggctgatggggggtggttcggcgcgagccaccccagaccggccaaaatgggggtagccttttctttcttttttttttaaaaaattattttttaaagatttttattttttatgtagtgTCACGTGGCAAGccattaaaatttggacggacaATTTAACAGATgtaccaaataattttttacccCTAATTTAGGTACTACCTATAATACAAAACtaaggtactaaatttaaaaacacttaaaactcaTATGCCAATAGAGTATTTAATCCTATATTTTTTTAGGACCTGTtaatgttctttttctttcatgtcTTCCATTAGTATTCTCAAATGACATTCAAGCAGCAAAATTCAGTTAGTTGCTTATCATGGGTTTTTATTTGACATGTTAGGTCCTTTGGTGCATGATCAGGCCTATCGTTTTATAGTATTTATTTCATAgtcataatttaaaatttgtgcatttAACGGTGTACATAATGTTAATgttgaaagttttttaaaaaaaatgttaatgttgagacatcttttttaaaagttaaataatGTGACATCAATTACACCATTAAATATttagaaccattaaatattTAGAAGTACTAATTTTAAATCATTACCAAAAAAATGGATATGAAATGAAGGCTCTATTTTTGCCGTTGTGGGCATTAAGGGGGACCGATTCCATTCATTCGGAGCAAGGTTTTGGCTGATTTAAGGCTTATTGCACGTTGATTAATCAAAAAGAAACTCCCAACTCCCAAGTGATAACTTGCATGGGTGCGGGCCGTTGATTCTAAATGAACGGTCATAACAATAAATAACTTTAAGCACCATCTATTCTCACCAATGATTATAAGAAACAATTACTATAGAATAACCTTTTAATCCTCTTATTTGAATTAATATCGCCATAGAATTGAAAGGTAAATTACATGGGATATTTCATTTACAAGAAATAACTTCATTCGCCGGCTATATATTATAACaatcattttaataaataagagaaaattagGGAAGACTTTTTGACTTTTTCGGCCCGTTAACAAACATTAAACCGGGTATAATGATCGGATCCGGATCCTTATTAATTTGTAACTCAGATTAGTAGTAAGTTAGACAGTAATCTAAGAGAATTTTTGTGAAACTCGTATGCCAAATAGATGGTCAACGGTTCGTCCACACCTTGTTTGCCTTTTCATATTTAGAGATTGAATTACTAATAATctaaataacaaaattactcatatatatatatatatatataaactagtATGTATATGATGACCCGAAAATTGGTGGCCACCACTTGGAATGAAAATAAGACTGGTAAGAGAGCATAACAACCAGCAGAAGTACGAGCAACCCCAGGCCCCAAGGCATTGAAGGCAAGCTTTGGGCTTGATGAACGGCATCATTCTTTGTTATCGGGGCAAGAATCACAATCCTCCCGTACTTGGTGATCATGTGCATCACAAAGATCATCAGCACAGGcaataagaagagaaaaaactTGAAGTTGATGGTTGTTCGGTGCATCTGTGACTTGTAGTTTGTATAAGAGGAGAGCAACATCAAAAGAACCAAGATTCCGGCGACGGTGAGTAAAGGCATCGGCGGTGGAGATATAGATGACAGGGTTTGCTCCGTCCACCCTTGCTTCCATGCCGGACCCCTTCTTTCCCTAAAAAACCAACCCATCTCTGATCTCTAGCTAGCTCTCTCTACGTGCCTCTGTTATTGTGAGAATGGTTTATTTTATATGGTGGAAGTGATATATCGGTCGGCTGTGTTTGCTTTGGCATTGATTCTCGGTTTGGATTCTATCCCAACCGACCTTTCTTTTGCACTGATGCCCACCCAGTTGGGATTGATGCCAacgttaattatatatataataaaactcAAGATAGAGTTTGgcttttatttcaaattaaatccaaaacattcaactgcatcaattaaatattctatacAACCTGTTACAATTTAAATCCTCAATAATATATTGCACTTAAAGTTCTATTTacatatcaaattaaaactccTCCATTTGAATCACAATTTGGCTTTCAAAAGTGAAAGCATATATACTCGATCATTTAGTTTATCATATCATCTTTAACTTTTAATCCACCTTCTTAACCTAGCCTATAtaacaaatatttataatgtttattattctattttattaaaacatgtgtAAAAAAAGGATGAGCATAAAACAAAGGAACATATTCTTACTTTTTATTATGCATATATGCTTTCTGGCATATGGTTTGTCACTTGTTACTGTTGTCTATCAGGTTTTGGGACACATGGCAAATATGAAAGGGGAGGTAGGTTGGACGAGGATtctttagcaatttttttttttattttattttttttattttttaatgcggAATTGAGACGGAGAAGGAGAGAAGGGATCAAGGTCTAGGTGTTTTGGCCAGTACAAGGTTGTTCATTTAGAAAAAGTGATCGGAAATATATGCAATTTGTCACAATGACACTATTTGAAGAGTATGGTTCAACAAAACGATgaataaagagaaaatgaaatgtgtttattaatgtattttgaagattttttttttttttttagtttaaaaattgTTACGATGTGTCATAAAAgtcgaaattatttttatgtttttaattatttattaatacttttattttgagaacataaacaaaatacaaagcaaaaattttaacaaacataaATGAAATGGCAAGAGATatattctgttttttctttttttgttcacacgattaagattaaaaaaaaaaaaaaacatataatttgaatgttatatttattttatgtattttgctAGTTACATAAAATAGAAATAGTAAATCATTAACGAGTTTCATTTTAGGTCGCTTTaaagcatttttagtagccttatcaaaatagcttttcaattattttgatgagctaatttgatgaaaacactaaaaaaccactCACAGGAGCCTCACCACTTAAACCAAAAaattttggtgagtgaaaatactcaccaattttgatgagtaatatttaCTCACTAACTCCCTCACTAATTTtacttctcatttttctttcacaTGATCATcacacttttttcatttttttctctcatttttttctccCATCTCTCATATCTTTCGCACGctgatgtccttatttcatggacataaaggtttaattttttttgtccctgACATAAATTTTGtagttctttcatttatttattttttccttttttttttcttgaatttggttgagaagcaaatgaaaacttctgtgaatttcttaAAGGTatttggaattaaaaaaaaaaagaaaaaaaaaaaaagaagaaggtgtatggaattcaaaaaaaagaaaagaaaaaaaaatgaaagtgtaTGGTAGCttttttgtataaaaagattaaatagaaaaagaatatagaaatctgaaaaaatagaatttgaatgaaataatgataatgaatagttaaaatggtgagggagaattttatatttggtgagtaaaatttgacgaggttagagcattcctagttttttagctattttggtaagccaatttgatgaaaatcctgaaaaaccactcccagcagcctcaccattttaaccaaaaaaatttgatgactgaaattactaatcaaattagatgaggcattttcactcaacaacccactcaccaaattttgtttcacatttctctctcacatgattagcacactttttttcttttttctctcattttcttctcccatctctcatctctcacatgataatgtccttatttcatggatatgaatgattttttgtaaaaagattatatagagaaaaaataaataaatatgaaaaaattattatttaaatggaatagtgaatattgactagttaaaatggtgaggctgctgggagaattttaataaagtggctcaccagaatagaaaaaagtaatttttaattattttgatgagtaaaatttggtgaggctactaagaatgctttATATTTAGGAATGCTCTTAGTTTCCATCGAAACGTCCCAATCTCGAAACCTAAAGAAAACGCTCTTTTCTTATCATTTTGGAGTTCAAAAcctcaaaaaccaaaaagaaaccCGGGCTTCCCAATTTCAAAAACCCTAATCGCCATCTCCA
Coding sequences within:
- the LOC133871154 gene encoding uncharacterized protein LOC133871154 isoform X2, encoding MGTNERSDVSSERRKWDKIFNGLVHMLQTQQAQLETLAKERKLFEDCVRVQHERWVSNARLYEGQISQLKGDLVAQQMTLSLEAAKSDFVTSLKRREAFLGKLKLEDTETELADFKAWFDYFSHESSYLKDLSLRNGSDMQGEERRSKILEGEIRRLKHEYEKLALEKSSEVSALLAEKKFVWNQYKIMENDYTSKLGSNRSEVAKANQTIEKLLSRVEQLQSLNDDKDEMVARLRNKVAEMEAERNKLNEATSRTSHKLDLLKKSRSSSVTPVLNCCTARAQRSCVGAKKSGSNRSNITVKNELSASQFPDSEKAF
- the LOC133871154 gene encoding uncharacterized protein LOC133871154 isoform X1, which gives rise to MGTNERSDVSSERRKWDKIFNGLVHMLQTQQAQLETLAKERKLFEDCVRVQHERWVSNARLYEGQISQLKGDLVAQQMTLSLEAAKSDFVTSLKRREAFLGKLKLEDTETELADFKAWFDYFSHESSYLKDLSLRNGSDMQGEERRSKILEGEIRRLKHEYEKLALEKSSEVSALLAEKKFVWNQYKIMENDYTSKLGSNRSEVAKANQTIEKLLSRVEQLQSLNDDKDEMVARLRNKVAEMEAERNKLNEATSRTSHKLDLLKKSRSSSVTPVLNCCTARAQRSCVGAKKSGSNRSNITVKNELSASQFPDSEKGSRILKRKVVDVTPISETSKLFSSNFKVPKLKTHLR